In a genomic window of Cyclopterus lumpus isolate fCycLum1 chromosome 13, fCycLum1.pri, whole genome shotgun sequence:
- the txndc17 gene encoding thioredoxin domain-containing protein 17 produces MAQYEEVAVHGYDDFCQAVSERKGKDIFVYFSGNKDARGKSWCPDCVKAEPVVRGQMTHLPEGSVFIYCQVGERAYWKDSTNDFKKTLKLSGVPTLLRYGTPQKLVEEECLKAELVRMMFTED; encoded by the exons ATGGCCCAGTACGAAGAAGTGGCTGTTCACGGATATGACGATTTCTGTCAGGCTGTATCcgagagaaagggaaaggatatttttgtgtatttctctGGTAATAAAGACGCCCGAGGAAAGAGCTGGTGCCCTGACTGTGTGAAAG CGGAGCCAGTTGTAAGAGGGCAGATGACTCATCTTCCGGAGGGCTCTGTCTTCATCTACTGTCAAGTGGGAGAAAGGGCCTA TTGGAAGGATTCaacaaatgacttcaagaagacaCTGAAGTTGAGTGGAGTTCCCACTCTGCTGAGATATGGCACA CCTCAGAAGTTGGTGGAGGAAGAATGCCTCAAAGCCGAGCTGGTGAGGATGATGTTTACCGAGGACTGA